TTTTGCTCCTGCTAATGCCATTACCACTGAATTCATCTGCTGTGATATCTGAGCTATAGGATTGATAAAGCTTCTAGAAAGCTGTAAAAACGATGCAATCATACCAAGAGTCAGTGGCTTTAATCCTGTAAGGCTTAAATTACTAAATCCTAGCACTGCCATTGTGCCTCCTACAAGTGCAATTAGTACATATAAAATATATCCAAGATTATTCATAATAGGCATCAAAATATTCGCATACTTGTGAGCAGAGGTTGAATTCTCGCATAATTCTTCATTTTTTATATCAAAATCTTGCTTAATCTTATCTTCGTGACAAAATACCTTAACTACTTTTTGTCCTTTAATCATTTCTTCAATATATCCGTTGATGCTTCCTATCGACTGCTGTTGCTTCATGAAATACTTGCCACTGCTTTTCGCTATTTTCTTCACTAGCTTCAGTATTATAAATACGAAAGCAAGTACAAACAGCGAAAGCCCTATGCTTAAATACATCATTGCTCCGAAAACTGCTGCTATAGTTATCAAAGATGAAAAAGCATGAGGAATACTTTGTGTTAACATCTGTCTTAGAGTATCTATGTCATTAGTATAATGGCTCATTATATCTCCATGAGCATGAGTATCAAAGTACGAAATCGGAAGACTCTGCATATGAGAAAACAACTCATCTCTTATTTTCTTCAAAACTCCTTGAGCTATCTTTACCATAGTCCTGTTGTATATCAAGTTAGCAAGCACACCAACTCCATAAATACTAGCCATAATCATCAGAATTCTAAACAAGCCAGAAAAGTTTGGCACAGCTTCTACTAGCAGGGGATAGATATAATCATCTATCAGTACTTGAATAAAAAGTGAAGAAACAGCACCAATAAGTGAGCTAAGAATGATGCAGATAAATACTACTGAAAGTGAAAATTTATAATGCTTCATATATGATAGTAATCTTTTTATAGTATTACGCTTCACTACCTAGCACCCCCTTTGATTGTGACTCATACACTTCTCTATAAATACTACTGCTTATAATGAGCTCCTCGTGAGTTCCATAGTCAACTATTTTTCCATCATCCATCACTAGTATTTTATCTGCTTCCGAAATAGAAGATATTCTTTGTCCTATGATGATTTTAGTTGTATTTGGCATACTGCTTAATAGCTCTTTTCTGATATGAGAATCAGTCTTTGTGTCTACTGCACTTGTTGAGTCATCTAGAATAAGCACTTTAGGATTTGAAAGCAAGGCTCTTGCTATGCAAAGTCTTTGCTTTTGTCCACCAGATACATTGGTTCCACCTTGCTCTATATAGGTTTCATATTTATCAGGAAAATTCTCAATAAAGCCATCTGCTTGAGCTATAGAGCATGCCTCTTTTATTTCTTCATCTGTAGCATCTGGATTTCCCCATTTTAAGTTTTCCTTTATAGTTCCAGAAAAAAGTACATTTTTTTGAAGTACCATAGATACAGATTTTCTAAGAGACTTAATATCATAATTTCTAACATCTATACCTGCAACCTTAACAGCTCCACTGCTTACATCGTAGAGTCTAGGGATAAGCTGGACTAAAGTAGTCTTAGATGAGCCAGTACCTCCTATGATTCCTATAGTTTCTCCTGATTTTATTTTGATATTAATATTCTCAAGACAAAGCTTGTCTGCACTATCTGAATACTTGAAGTTTACATTTTCAAACTCTATATCTCCATTTTCTACCTCATAAATAGGAGAGCTTGGATTTTTTATATCTGTTTGTTCATCTAGAACCTCAACTATTCTTCTTGCTGAAGCCTTCGATATTGTTATCATAACTAGCACCATTGAAAGCATCATCAAGCTCATTAGTATCTGCATAGTATAGGTTATAAGGCTCATAAGCTGTCCTGTACTAAGTCCAAGCGCTGGATTGTTTCCACTAGCTACTACAGCTCTAGCACCAAACCACGATAGCAAGAGCATACATGAATACACAGAAAACTGCATCAATGGCATATTAAATGCCAATAACTTTTCTGCTTTTATAAAGTCTTTGCTTATTTCTTCCGAGGTCTTTGAAAATTTATCTATCTCATGCTCTTCTCTTATAAAGGACTTCACTACTCTTATCCCTGAAAGATTTTCCTGAACTATCCTGTTTAAATTATCATAGGATTTAAATACTCTTTCAAAAATAGGAAAGGCATTTTTTATTATCAAATATAAGCCAATTCCTAAACCTGGAATCATTGTCAAGAAAATCAAAGATAATTTAGAGCTTATTCCAAAAGCCGCTGTAAGTGCAAATATAAGCATAAGCGGACTTCTAGCAGCATTTCTAATTATCATCTGATATGACATCTGAACATTTGTAACGTCAGTAGTAAGCCTAGTAATAAGGCTTGAATTAGAAAACTTATCTACATTTGAAAATGAAAAGTCCTGAATATTATAAAACATGCCTTTTCTTAAATTCTTTGCAAAGCCTGCTGAAGCTGTAGCTGCTGTTTTTCCTGCTAATGCTCCAAAGAATAGAGATATAAGTGCGCCTATTAGAAGTGCTAACCCTAGCTTAATAATAAGCGGAATATTTCCACCATCAATACCTTTGTCTATCAAATCTGCCATCAAAAAAGGTATAAGTACCTCCATTATTACTTCTAGCATTACGAAAATAGGAGTTAAAATACTGTCTTTTTTATAGCCCTGTATATATCTAGCTAATTTCTTTATCATACTTAAGTCTTCCTTTCATATAATCCATTATGAATTAATGTTGTCTATCATTCTGTCTATGTAGCCCTGCATAGTTCCCATTTCTTCATCTGTAAATCCTTTTGTAAGCTTTTCATTTAGCTTTAAAATATCTGATTTAATTGCTTCATGCATGTTTAAAGCCTTTTCTGTTAAGATGAGCTTTTTCAGCCTTGCATCTGATTCTACCTCTTCCCTTACAATAAGACCTTTTTGAACCATTAATTTTATTACCTTTGAAGCAGTGGATCTAGTAACTGAAAACTTTTTTTCTAAATCTTTTTGATATATATCCTTATCGCTATTTTGTGCTAAATAAGCAATAATCCAGCTATTCGTACCTGTTATGCTCTGTGCATATGCAAAATGCTCAGAGCTTTCAATTTCTCTTTTTATAAGATTATTTAATATACGAATTCTATGGCCAATGAATTTTTCATGCACTTCGCATCCCTCACTTTAAATTAATTGCTCTAAAATTATTACTATCCACTTACTTCGATTAATATTGTTGCTCGTCGAACTGTTGTATGACGAACTGTTTTACATCAAACAATTATACTCTTGCTCGATATTCTTGTCAATAAAGTCAAATAAATATTTATAAGTAAAACTATATAGGCATAAAGTATTATATTGTGAGGTAAATATAAGATAATGGTAAAAAATATAAATAAGCTATTAATACTGGGGGTGTTATTATGAATTTAAGAAAACTGATTTCTCTACTTATTCTAGTGACAATATTTACAAACATTTTTTCTGGATGTTCAGGTGGTTCTGATGTTAAAAACAGCTCAAAAGTACAAGAGTTTAAAATCACTGAAGATAATCCTACTGTAAATGCAGATGGTATAGACATACTGTTTTCAGAATATGATATAAACGAAGAAACTACAGTTAATATTCAAAAGGTTGAGCCACAAAATCTTTTTAATGAAGAAGTTACTAAAGAAGATGTTTTAGTAAATACCTTTGAAATAAAAGTTCCTCAAGTGGAAAGCTTCACATCATTAATAAATATAGATATTCCATATGACGAAAGCTTCATAGAAAACGGAAGTGTAAAAAGCAATGTCGGAGCTATGTATTATGATGAAACACAAAGTCAGTGGATTCCTATTCCTTTTGAAATAGATGAAGCTAATAAAAAAGTACGAATAATCACAAATCATTTATCAACCTATAGCGTTTTCACTATAAAAAATGAAAATACTAGAGCCGCTAAAATAATAAAAGTAAATTCATTTCCTCCACTACCAAGCGGAATATCACAAGTCTTTGAAGCTGTCATTGATGAAGCTATAAACAATACTATGACTCCTGGAAAACAAGCCTTTGAACTAGGCCAAAGCGTAGTATCTGATTGGCTAGGTATAAGTGGTGCAACTCTTACATCTATAACCCAAACCCTATATGCATCTGAGTTTGCAAGTGGGCTTGGAAATGCATTTAACAATGTAGGACTAGCTGCCGCTATGGTTCAAGCTGCTTACGATTTTAGTAGTGGCAAGGATAAAGAGCTGTTTACTAATCTAACTAAAAATCTTTCTTATTTCTCAGTAGGAAGATGGGGTTCAAATGCCCTTCAGCTTAGCTTTGTAGGTGTCTATGCCATAGATTACTCTCTTAATAAATTTGCAACTGCAGCTTGGGACGGAAGAAAAGAAATATGGTACGAGGCCTATAAAGCCTATTATGAAAAGGAAAATATAAGAACAGCAAAACAATGGTATAGCAAATTATATTGGATTTGGCAGGATACTAAAGAATCAAAGGACCCTAATGCTTTAAAGGCCGCAATTGATAATGAGCTTACTTCATATGTAAATGCATTTTGGAATTTGCCTGATTCTGATAAAGCATTTTGGCAATCAGAAATTCAAAAAACTGGTTTTAGTGGCGGCGGTGGGCTAAATAAAAAACTAGAAGAAGAAATAAGTAATGCCCATAAAGCTAGGCTTGTAAAAGACCTTCAAGAGCCAGTATTCGATAAATTAGAGCAAGCAGTCAGATGGCAGCTTACTGAAGAATACACTAAGGAATTAATTAACTTAAAAAATTATCTAAATAAATCAACTAATGTATTAATCACTGAAAACTTAAAAGCAGGAGAAAAAGCTGAATATGCTGGATATATAGTTCGATTTTCACCACTTAACGATACTGCATATGTTCCAAGCTGGACTGGAAAAATTAAGGATGACGGCACTGCTCAGACTCAGTTTACTGCACTAGGACATATACAATCAGGCGCTCCTGATACTTTACTTTTGTTTGAACCTGACGCAAACCCAGACACTGATGAGCCTATAAAGGAAATTCCATTTAAAATTAGCTTCCCAAATATGCAAATCAATCTAAAAGAAATGTATCCTACTATGGATGAAATCGCTGGTAATTGGCAGACTGTATACATGACATTCCCAAACATAGAGGCTGACTTAAATTATATCAAAAGTGAAGGCGGCGAATGTGATTTCACTGCTGAAATGGTAGAACTATTTAAGGTTGCTAGAATGAAATGTAAGTTTGAAATTCAAAAAATCGATGAGACTAATGCAACTTTAGTTTTCGGAATTACTAGTGGAATTAATACATCCACTGGAGAAGCTTTAGATATAGAGCCAGATCCTCCTGTTTCTGCTAGTGCAACTTATAATGAGGGAGTATTTGCTTCTAAGGTTATAATGGATGATGAAATGGCTATCAATTTAAGTCTTGATATGAAAAAAACTCAAGAAGGAAATAGAGTATTTGAAAATACTTCAACAATTATTGGAGAAGATGAAAACGGCAAAATAATGAAAATTACTATTAACCTAAAAGGACAAAAAGAATAAGGATGATACTATGCTTCCAATTATTAAATTTGATTTATTTAACCAAATTATTTATCTAAAAGCTTACGACGTTTTTATATTATTAAGTATACTAACTGGGCTGATTTTTTCTTTTTCAGTTTTAAAAAAGTATGGTCTTGTTTCAAAGGCCATACTTTCTATTTATTTTTTTATAGCTATCAGCTTTATAGTAGGAGCTAGGTTATTAAACTTTATATTACAATACCCCAAATATAAGCAGGCTGAAATTTCTTTATTCACACTAGAATTTGGTTATTTTTCTTTGTATGGAGGAATTATTCTTAGCTTTATAGTTCTGATAGTCCTACTAAATCTTAAAAAACTAGATATTTTAGATATCCTAGACAAGCTTACCCTGCCTTTTTTGTTTAGCTTTTTTATTATGAAAATAGGGTGCTATTTAAATGGCTGCTGCTATGGAAAGCCTACAAAATCATGGTTTGCTGTTCCTCTTCCTATAAATCAGCAAGCTACTCTTACTAACAATCCTCTAGTTTCCTCGATTTTTGGTAAGCTCGATATCAGGGTTTATCCTACCCAATTCATGGAGGGATTTGGAGCCGTTCTCATTATAATCATAATTCTAATTATTAGAAAAAAATTGATAAAAGGTCAGATATTTATAGTTTCAGCAGGACTTTTTAGTCTATTAAGATTAGTAGTTTTATCTTATCGTCAGCTTCCATATTCTGACTTTGTGCTGAAGTATTTCTATCCTCGATTATATAGTTTAATCATAATAACAGCTGTTATTGGTTTTGTTATAATACATCTATTCAACAGTAAAGCACCTTCCTTATAAGTTAATAAGTTAGGTGCTTTAATTTACATTTATACTACTTTTCTATAAATACATAATCATTAGTATTTATCAGTATTTATTATTATAAGTTATCATGTTTTATTGCTGAAGCAATTCTAATATAGATTCTGGCACATAGGTTCTTGCATCTTTTACCTCTGGAGATACTTCAAATTTTTGAAGGCTTTTATTATAGCCATACATTTGCTGACCTATAGTAACTGTAAATGAAGAATTTTCTTTTCTTAGTGTTGCAGTTTTCGTAGAGTTATCCCATGCAATTTCATATCCAAAATGGTCTGCCACCTGCTTAAGAGGAATCATATTAACACCATTAGCCATATATCCAGAGTCTATGATTTTTTCTAAGGCTTCATCCTTTACTGGCATTTCATCTGCATCCTTTTCAAGCATTATAACTTGTTTTGGATTTGTTTGAGCTGGGATGCTCTTAGTAGAAACATCGTAAACAACTACTAAATCTTTGTTTTTTAATTTCTCGATATCAACGCTCTTTCCATGCTTATCGATAAGCACTGAAGAATCTGATATGTTAAGCTTGAGATTATTGTCAATACTTGTTAAGTTTTCATCAAAATAAGAATGCTTAACAAAATTCTTAGTATCATCTGAGCTTATCATTATAAATTCTGGATTTATAACTGGAGGATATATTAGTATCATAGGCATATCTTTTCTATAAAAGCCTCTAATTTTCTGTCCTTTTTCTATTTTGTCTAGAGCTTGAATTGTAGCTGTGTCTTGATTTACTACAAGCATATCTCCTTTTAAGTTAAATTGTCCTATAACCTCATCTGACTTACCATCTGTCATTATAACAGAGGTATATCCATTATTTGATTTAATTTCCTTTACATAGCCTTCAAAGCTCATATAGCTTATTTTTTCTTCTTTTAAGCTATCATCTTGTATTACTCCAGCTTTAGCATTTACTTGCTCAGCTGAATTGCTAGTCAAAACAGAATCTGCCATAGCAATATTAGACGTCATTCCCAATACTAAAGAACCTACTGTAAACACTTTTATCATTTTTTTCATAGTAACCATCCTTTTTCTATAGGAATATAAGCATAATGTAGCTATATTCCCATAATAGTTTTTTGATATATTTTAAATTGCTTACATATAGGTTCTCATATCTGGCTCAATAAGTCCATTTCAAACTATTTACAGTTTGTTTACATAATTTCATCAATTTTTCCAGACTTCATGCAAAGCACCTTGTCAGCATGCTTCTTGCACTGCTCATCATGGCTTACCATCACTATAGAAGTTCCTTGATTGCTAAGCTTTTTTAGCTTAACTAGAACTTTTTCAGACCATTTTTCATCTAAATCATTAGTAGGCTCATCTAGAAATATAACCTCAGGCTTTTTAACTATAGCCATAAGAACCATTACTCTTCTTTTTTGACCTCCACTAAGGGTATTTGGCAGCTTATCTTTATGCTTTAAAAGACCAAACTCTTCTAATAACCCATCAATTTCAAGCTCAGAATTATTAAGTCCTTTCATTAGCATTAGATTTTCATTTACTGTTAGCGCTTCTACTAATTGTGGTTCTTGAAAAACAAAACCCATTTTGTTTCTTCTGTATGAATTTAGTTCATCTTCATTTGACCAGTTAAGTGGCTTTCCACCAAACATTAGCTCTCCCTTGTCTGGTTTTAGCATTAGTCCCATTATATACAGTAGAGTAGATTTTCCTGCTCCAGACTCCCCTGTTATTAATATAAACTCTCCTTTATTTATATCTACGCTCACATCATCAGCTGCATAAATATCTTCTGTATCTTTGTACATCTTTACAAGGTTTTTAACTTCCATAATCTTATCCATTATCTTACACCTCCAGAAGTAAAGACATCCTTAGGTTCATTTTTATTGATTTTTACAACAGGAATAATTGAAACAAGTACCCCTATTACAATCGAAAGCATAATACCAAGCAGTCCTGGCAAGAGTCTATCTGCTAAAGTAAACGCCCCTTGCGGCATTAAAACTATTTTGTTTACCATATCATACATATAGCCACTTAGCGATATACCCATTAGGCTTCCAACTACTCCTCCGAGTACTATAATAGTCAAAACCTCAATCGTATACATAAAGATAAGCTCAGATTTTTTATATCCCATAGCTCTTAAGTATCCCATTTCCTTTTCCCTCTGAGAAGCCATTACATTAAATATCCCAAATAGAGCAATCAGAGTTATTAAGAATGTCGAGCCTGCAAATATCATCAGTATTTCAGATACATTTGCTATAGTTTCCTTCACTTCCATTTTTTGCTGGCTCAAGGATATAACCTGAGCATCTATTTTAGATTTTTTTATATCCATTACTACTTTTTCTACATCTGCTCCATCCTTGACCTTTATCATAACAGCTGAAATGAGCTCTTCAGGTTTTTGTTTTAGGAAGTAGTCCCCTGCATCAGCATCAAAAAATACATCTGCAAGCCATATACTATCATTTATATTCATTATTATAGTGTCATCTAGAGCTGTCTCGGTTGGCATTAATGTCCCAGCCAGTTCAAAAACCTGATCCATAATTTCAATACTTCCCTCTTCATCAGGCATGACATTTACCCCTAGAATAACCTCTTTCTCGCCCAAAGAGGTTATGTGGTTTTTCTCTAGCCATGGCTTCACTAAAAAGTCTGAA
This region of Acetoanaerobium noterae genomic DNA includes:
- a CDS encoding ABC transporter ATP-binding protein, which encodes MKRNTIKRLLSYMKHYKFSLSVVFICIILSSLIGAVSSLFIQVLIDDYIYPLLVEAVPNFSGLFRILMIMASIYGVGVLANLIYNRTMVKIAQGVLKKIRDELFSHMQSLPISYFDTHAHGDIMSHYTNDIDTLRQMLTQSIPHAFSSLITIAAVFGAMMYLSIGLSLFVLAFVFIILKLVKKIAKSSGKYFMKQQQSIGSINGYIEEMIKGQKVVKVFCHEDKIKQDFDIKNEELCENSTSAHKYANILMPIMNNLGYILYVLIALVGGTMAVLGFSNLSLTGLKPLTLGMIASFLQLSRSFINPIAQISQQMNSVVMALAGAKRVFDLMDEESEVDDGYVTLINVKEGEAELIETSDRTQRWAWKHPHSDGSITYTELKGEVHFYDVDFGYTQDKMVLHDITMYAKQGQKLALVGATGAGKTTITNLINRFYDIADGKIRYDGININKIKKADLRRSLGIVLQDVNLFTGSVMENIRYGRLDATDEECIKAAKLANADSFIRMLPNGYDTVLSGDGNDLSQGQRQLISIARAAVANPPVMILDEATSSIDTRTESIVQQGMDSLMHGRTVFVIAHRLSTIQNSKVIMVMEDGRIIERGSHEELINQAGKYYQLYTGAYELE
- a CDS encoding ABC transporter ATP-binding protein, with protein sequence MIKKLARYIQGYKKDSILTPIFVMLEVIMEVLIPFLMADLIDKGIDGGNIPLIIKLGLALLIGALISLFFGALAGKTAATASAGFAKNLRKGMFYNIQDFSFSNVDKFSNSSLITRLTTDVTNVQMSYQMIIRNAARSPLMLIFALTAAFGISSKLSLIFLTMIPGLGIGLYLIIKNAFPIFERVFKSYDNLNRIVQENLSGIRVVKSFIREEHEIDKFSKTSEEISKDFIKAEKLLAFNMPLMQFSVYSCMLLLSWFGARAVVASGNNPALGLSTGQLMSLITYTMQILMSLMMLSMVLVMITISKASARRIVEVLDEQTDIKNPSSPIYEVENGDIEFENVNFKYSDSADKLCLENINIKIKSGETIGIIGGTGSSKTTLVQLIPRLYDVSSGAVKVAGIDVRNYDIKSLRKSVSMVLQKNVLFSGTIKENLKWGNPDATDEEIKEACSIAQADGFIENFPDKYETYIEQGGTNVSGGQKQRLCIARALLSNPKVLILDDSTSAVDTKTDSHIRKELLSSMPNTTKIIIGQRISSISEADKILVMDDGKIVDYGTHEELIISSSIYREVYESQSKGVLGSEA
- a CDS encoding MarR family winged helix-turn-helix transcriptional regulator; translated protein: MHEKFIGHRIRILNNLIKREIESSEHFAYAQSITGTNSWIIAYLAQNSDKDIYQKDLEKKFSVTRSTASKVIKLMVQKGLIVREEVESDARLKKLILTEKALNMHEAIKSDILKLNEKLTKGFTDEEMGTMQGYIDRMIDNINS
- a CDS encoding prolipoprotein diacylglyceryl transferase family protein — translated: MLPIIKFDLFNQIIYLKAYDVFILLSILTGLIFSFSVLKKYGLVSKAILSIYFFIAISFIVGARLLNFILQYPKYKQAEISLFTLEFGYFSLYGGIILSFIVLIVLLNLKKLDILDILDKLTLPFLFSFFIMKIGCYLNGCCYGKPTKSWFAVPLPINQQATLTNNPLVSSIFGKLDIRVYPTQFMEGFGAVLIIIIILIIRKKLIKGQIFIVSAGLFSLLRLVVLSYRQLPYSDFVLKYFYPRLYSLIIITAVIGFVIIHLFNSKAPSL
- a CDS encoding stalk domain-containing protein, which codes for MKKMIKVFTVGSLVLGMTSNIAMADSVLTSNSAEQVNAKAGVIQDDSLKEEKISYMSFEGYVKEIKSNNGYTSVIMTDGKSDEVIGQFNLKGDMLVVNQDTATIQALDKIEKGQKIRGFYRKDMPMILIYPPVINPEFIMISSDDTKNFVKHSYFDENLTSIDNNLKLNISDSSVLIDKHGKSVDIEKLKNKDLVVVYDVSTKSIPAQTNPKQVIMLEKDADEMPVKDEALEKIIDSGYMANGVNMIPLKQVADHFGYEIAWDNSTKTATLRKENSSFTVTIGQQMYGYNKSLQKFEVSPEVKDARTYVPESILELLQQ
- a CDS encoding ABC transporter ATP-binding protein — translated: MDKIMEVKNLVKMYKDTEDIYAADDVSVDINKGEFILITGESGAGKSTLLYIMGLMLKPDKGELMFGGKPLNWSNEDELNSYRRNKMGFVFQEPQLVEALTVNENLMLMKGLNNSELEIDGLLEEFGLLKHKDKLPNTLSGGQKRRVMVLMAIVKKPEVIFLDEPTNDLDEKWSEKVLVKLKKLSNQGTSIVMVSHDEQCKKHADKVLCMKSGKIDEIM
- a CDS encoding ABC transporter permease; the protein is MNIYKLGFYNVLRRRNKAVLISLLSAVTICIFVIIFTLYFSSNKAVDIVSDRMGADIIILPNNADKDAKELMYSGSPVMGFMDKSVLDEIPKENISQYSAQFFLRTLTQYGCCTFPVSYRVLGIDYDSDFLVKPWLEKNHITSLGEKEVILGVNVMPDEEGSIEIMDQVFELAGTLMPTETALDDTIIMNINDSIWLADVFFDADAGDYFLKQKPEELISAVMIKVKDGADVEKVVMDIKKSKIDAQVISLSQQKMEVKETIANVSEILMIFAGSTFLITLIALFGIFNVMASQREKEMGYLRAMGYKKSELIFMYTIEVLTIIVLGGVVGSLMGISLSGYMYDMVNKIVLMPQGAFTLADRLLPGLLGIMLSIVIGVLVSIIPVVKINKNEPKDVFTSGGVR